The following coding sequences lie in one Rutidosis leptorrhynchoides isolate AG116_Rl617_1_P2 chromosome 4, CSIRO_AGI_Rlap_v1, whole genome shotgun sequence genomic window:
- the LOC139904335 gene encoding transcription factor MYBS3-like isoform X1, giving the protein MGRKCSHCGNIGHNSRTCTSYSRVNVSSTILVGGSGARGLRLFGVQLDSPHSVVMKTCLSMDCFPSSSPLPSSASHSPSSSLSSSRVSLNDFNSDKNVSVGYLSDGLIARTQEKKKGQPWSEDEHRRFLSGLEKLGKGDWRGISRNFVTTRTPTQVASHAQKYFLRQASLVKKKRRSSLFDLVRGTNNKNSPQHNCSLSRTSSIDGHQQDHNENYSLIDFSLSNQDNVYYNSMVKSYETAASICSQMHASPSGTIGSKSGTLDLELTLAAPKPIDQNKSSTTCLHLGPIISVI; this is encoded by the exons ATGGGGAGAAAATGCTCACATTGTGGAAACATAGGCCACAATTCAAGAACTTGCACTAGTTACAGTAGAGTCAATGTCAGCAGCACAATTCTGGTAGGAGGTAGTGGTGCAAGAGGATTAAGGCTATTTGGAGTTCAACTTGACTCACCACATTCAGTGGTCATGAAAACATGCCTTAGCATGGACTGTTTTCCTTCTTCTTCACCATTACCTTCTTCAGCTTCACATTCACCTTCATCTTCTTTATCTTCATCTCGAGTTTCACTTAACGACTTCAATTCTGATAAGAATGTGTCGGTTGGCTATCTCTCTGATGGTCTCATTGCAAGAACTCAAGAAAAAAAGAAGG GTCAACCATGGTCTGAAGATGAACACCGACGTTTTCTAAGCGGACTCGAGAAGCTAGGAAAGGGTGATTGGAGAGGGATTTCAAGAAACTTTGTGACAACAAGAACCCCTACACAAGTTGCAAGTCATGCTCAAAAGTACTTCCTTCGTCAGGCGAGTCTCGTCAAGAAGAAACGTCGTTCCAGCCTCTTTGACTT GGTGAGGGGGACTAACAACAAGAATTCACCACAACACAATTGCAGTTTGAGTCGAACAAGCTCAATTGATGGACATCAACAAGATCACAATGAGAATTATTCTTTGATAGACTTCAGTTTATCAAATCAAGATAATGTGTATTACAACTCAATGGTGAAATCCTATGAAACTGCAGCATCAATATGTTCACAAATGCATGCTTCTCCAAGTGGTACTATTGGCTCCAAAAGTGGTACTCTTGATTTAGAACTTACACTTGCTGCACCAAAGCCCATTGACCAAAACAAGTCATCTACTACTTGCCTCCACCTTGGACCAATCATTAGTGTAATTTAA
- the LOC139904335 gene encoding transcription factor MYBS3-like isoform X2, producing the protein MGRKCSHCGNIGHNSRTCTSYSRVNVSSTILVGGSGARGLRLFGVQLDSPHSVVMKTCLSMDCFPSSSPLPSSASHSPSSSLSSSRVSLNDFNSDKNVSVGYLSDGLIARTQEKKKGQPWSEDEHRRFLSGLEKLGKGDWRGISRNFVTTRTPTQVASHAQKYFLRQASLVKKKRRSSLFDLGGEGD; encoded by the exons ATGGGGAGAAAATGCTCACATTGTGGAAACATAGGCCACAATTCAAGAACTTGCACTAGTTACAGTAGAGTCAATGTCAGCAGCACAATTCTGGTAGGAGGTAGTGGTGCAAGAGGATTAAGGCTATTTGGAGTTCAACTTGACTCACCACATTCAGTGGTCATGAAAACATGCCTTAGCATGGACTGTTTTCCTTCTTCTTCACCATTACCTTCTTCAGCTTCACATTCACCTTCATCTTCTTTATCTTCATCTCGAGTTTCACTTAACGACTTCAATTCTGATAAGAATGTGTCGGTTGGCTATCTCTCTGATGGTCTCATTGCAAGAACTCAAGAAAAAAAGAAGG GTCAACCATGGTCTGAAGATGAACACCGACGTTTTCTAAGCGGACTCGAGAAGCTAGGAAAGGGTGATTGGAGAGGGATTTCAAGAAACTTTGTGACAACAAGAACCCCTACACAAGTTGCAAGTCATGCTCAAAAGTACTTCCTTCGTCAGGCGAGTCTCGTCAAGAAGAAACGTCGTTCCAGCCTCTTTGACTTGGGAG GTGAGGGGGACTAA